In one window of Desulfonatronum thioautotrophicum DNA:
- a CDS encoding dienelactone hydrolase family protein: MKTLMLTVVLCLAWTIPAWAEMVAKSVVYNIDGEVYEGVLVFDAASSDTRPGIVMVPNWMGPSEQSIEKAARVAGQAYVVFMIDMYGQHIRPKNTEEAAAAAGQVRSDREMMRKRVNAGLETFKGLTDQAPLDASRMAAIGFCFGGGTVLELARSGTELGGVVSFHGNLDTPDTRDAENIATKVLVLHGADDPLVPDEQVLTFIQEMRNADVDWQLIHYGGAVHSFTDPYAAMPGTAEYHPVVAQRAFAAMEQFFDELFHQP, encoded by the coding sequence ATGAAAACGCTGATGCTGACAGTAGTGCTTTGCCTGGCGTGGACCATTCCAGCCTGGGCCGAAATGGTGGCCAAGTCCGTGGTCTACAATATTGATGGAGAGGTCTACGAAGGTGTTTTGGTTTTCGATGCCGCATCGTCGGACACCCGTCCTGGAATCGTCATGGTTCCCAATTGGATGGGGCCCTCGGAGCAATCCATTGAAAAAGCCGCCCGAGTTGCCGGACAGGCATACGTGGTGTTCATGATCGACATGTATGGACAGCACATCCGTCCAAAAAATACCGAAGAGGCCGCTGCAGCAGCCGGGCAGGTCCGGTCCGACCGGGAGATGATGCGCAAGCGGGTGAATGCCGGTCTGGAGACATTCAAGGGATTAACCGATCAAGCGCCTCTGGATGCTAGCCGGATGGCGGCCATTGGGTTTTGTTTCGGCGGCGGCACGGTTCTGGAGCTGGCTCGTAGCGGGACCGAGCTGGGCGGCGTGGTTTCGTTTCACGGCAACCTGGACACACCCGATACCAGGGATGCTGAAAATATCGCCACCAAGGTGCTGGTACTGCACGGCGCGGACGATCCGCTGGTACCTGACGAACAGGTCCTGACGTTTATCCAGGAAATGCGCAATGCCGACGTGGACTGGCAATTGATCCATTACGGTGGGGCCGTGCACTCATTCACCGACCCCTATGCCGCCATGCCGGGCACTGCCGAATACCATCCAGTGGTTGCCCAGCGGGCGTTTGCGGCCATGGAGCAGTTTTTCGACGAACTCTTCCATCAGCCATAA
- a CDS encoding response regulator yields the protein MDKVITEPNKHNHLSASPGDKISLASNMDAEAGRSCYRILLVEDDQLNQVPTILLLERRGHTVVLAEDGRQALEMLRREHFDCILMDVQLPEMSGIEATRAIRESLDLGEKRTIPIIALTAYAMSGDREKFLQAGMDDYLAKPVMIADLEQVLARTCQLK from the coding sequence ATGGACAAGGTTATCACCGAACCCAATAAGCACAACCATCTTTCCGCATCACCAGGGGATAAGATTTCCTTGGCAAGCAATATGGATGCAGAAGCAGGGAGGTCCTGCTACCGGATTTTACTGGTCGAGGACGACCAATTGAATCAGGTGCCGACAATACTGTTGCTGGAGCGTCGGGGCCATACCGTGGTCTTGGCCGAGGACGGCCGTCAGGCCCTTGAAATGCTGCGCCGAGAGCATTTTGATTGCATCCTGATGGACGTTCAGTTGCCGGAGATGAGCGGCATCGAGGCAACCAGGGCTATCCGTGAATCGTTGGATCTTGGAGAAAAGCGCACCATACCGATCATCGCCTTGACCGCCTATGCCATGTCTGGCGACAGGGAAAAATTTTTACAGGCGGGTATGGATGATTACCTCGCCAAGCCGGTGATGATTGCCGACCTGGAACAGGTTTTGGCACGAACATGCCAGCTCAAATAA
- a CDS encoding pyridoxal phosphate-dependent aminotransferase has protein sequence MSRHRCSGMKPFYVMEVLEKCQSIACLGHDVIQMQIGEPDFDTPECIKQAACKALMDGHTHYTHSQGIIELREAICRHYQAVYGVNVHPEQIIVTAGTSPAMFLVFSALLATGEEVIVSDPHYACYLNFIRFVGGVPVCVPTQEKDGFHFRPEDVESRISGKTRGILINSPSNPTGTLLSAERMHALSQICALSKGHPWILSDEIYHGLVYEGRERSILEFTDRAFVFNGFSKAYAMTGWRLGYVIAPKEFIPTLRILHQNFFISANAMAQWAGIAALEAAGPDVARMRSIYDQRRRFLIRRLRELGLGVAVEPTGAFYILANARHLGTDSLKLAFDILDKAKVGIAPGIDFGSNAEGFLRFSYANSLENLEEGMRRLEEYIKCYSGDTVHSPGSLAS, from the coding sequence ATGAGTCGACATCGTTGTTCTGGCATGAAGCCTTTTTATGTAATGGAAGTTCTTGAGAAATGTCAAAGTATTGCCTGTCTGGGCCATGACGTGATCCAAATGCAGATCGGGGAACCGGATTTCGATACCCCGGAGTGCATTAAGCAGGCTGCATGCAAGGCGTTGATGGACGGCCATACCCACTACACCCACAGCCAGGGGATTATCGAGCTTCGGGAGGCCATTTGCCGTCATTACCAGGCTGTTTACGGCGTGAATGTCCATCCCGAACAAATCATCGTCACAGCCGGTACGTCACCAGCCATGTTTCTGGTTTTTTCAGCCCTGCTGGCTACCGGCGAGGAAGTCATTGTTTCAGATCCCCATTATGCTTGCTATCTGAATTTCATCCGTTTTGTCGGCGGTGTGCCGGTTTGCGTTCCCACACAGGAGAAAGACGGGTTCCATTTCCGCCCAGAGGACGTGGAGTCCAGGATATCGGGCAAGACACGCGGAATTTTGATCAATTCCCCTTCCAATCCCACGGGGACGCTGCTCTCCGCCGAGCGAATGCATGCACTTTCGCAGATTTGCGCCCTTTCGAAAGGGCATCCCTGGATACTTTCCGATGAAATCTATCACGGTTTGGTGTACGAGGGGCGGGAACGGAGCATCTTGGAATTCACGGACCGGGCTTTTGTCTTCAACGGCTTTTCCAAGGCCTACGCCATGACCGGGTGGCGCTTGGGGTATGTGATCGCGCCAAAGGAATTTATCCCCACCCTGCGCATCCTGCACCAGAATTTTTTCATTTCCGCCAATGCCATGGCCCAGTGGGCCGGGATCGCGGCCCTGGAGGCCGCTGGACCGGACGTGGCCCGGATGCGCTCCATTTACGATCAGCGGCGTCGGTTTCTGATCCGCCGGTTGCGGGAATTGGGATTGGGCGTGGCCGTGGAACCCACCGGCGCCTTCTACATTCTGGCCAATGCCAGGCACTTGGGAACGGATTCCCTCAAATTGGCCTTCGACATCCTGGATAAAGCCAAGGTCGGCATAGCTCCGGGGATTGATTTCGGTAGCAATGCCGAAGGATTTTTGCGTTTTTCCTATGCCAATTCTTTGGAAAATCTGGAAGAAGGCATGCGTCGTCTGGAGGAATATATCAAGTGTTACAGTGGCGATACGGTGCACTCTCCTGGTTCACTGGCAAGTTGA
- the dnaN gene encoding DNA polymerase III subunit beta yields MKFFIQREEILPALQHAASITSVKTGAVYLRSIWLKVENDQLRIMATDSNIEFFGVFTTKIEEDGLVGVNGRHLFDLIRKLSPGELQFLVDEKASNLVVKQNKRKYVLPINENYWFQPLSVFPEEQSISLSGETLSNIIDKVSYSVSDDETLQAFNCMLIKYAPNDQKIDFCGLNGHQLALCKLEHDDLRELLPEQGILISQKYLQELKRMIPLKEIELNILNNRLYCRSVDHKENINLPLSLYEYPDYNQLLAKYNSPDPSGMDVSRHDLMDALDRILIFNTENSMCTFFEFKEGIVQMDVQSEEKGEAKEFLDVIFQGNLNKIAFPTRDLIQILSHFTADTLHFHFTSSDGPCFIEDKDDTDYKVLIMPMHISNDVIYTETDM; encoded by the coding sequence ATGAAATTCTTTATACAGAGAGAAGAGATTCTCCCCGCGCTGCAACACGCCGCATCCATCACCAGCGTCAAAACCGGGGCCGTCTATCTTCGTTCCATCTGGCTGAAGGTGGAAAACGACCAGTTACGGATTATGGCTACCGATTCGAACATTGAGTTTTTCGGTGTTTTCACCACGAAAATTGAGGAAGATGGCCTTGTTGGCGTTAATGGACGCCACCTCTTTGACTTGATTCGCAAACTTTCTCCCGGCGAACTGCAATTTCTAGTGGATGAGAAGGCAAGTAATCTGGTAGTCAAGCAAAACAAGCGCAAGTATGTTCTGCCCATAAACGAAAACTACTGGTTCCAACCTCTTTCCGTTTTTCCAGAGGAGCAGAGCATCTCCTTATCCGGAGAGACGCTCTCCAACATTATCGACAAGGTTTCCTATTCCGTAAGTGATGACGAAACCTTGCAGGCTTTCAACTGCATGCTCATCAAATATGCACCCAATGATCAAAAAATCGATTTTTGTGGACTGAATGGTCATCAACTGGCGCTATGCAAGTTGGAACATGACGATCTGAGAGAATTGCTCCCGGAGCAAGGCATTCTCATCAGCCAGAAGTATCTTCAGGAACTCAAGCGGATGATTCCCTTGAAGGAAATCGAATTGAATATCCTGAATAATCGACTTTACTGCCGATCTGTGGATCATAAAGAAAACATCAATCTTCCTTTATCTTTATATGAATATCCGGATTACAATCAATTACTTGCCAAATATAACTCGCCAGATCCAAGCGGCATGGACGTCAGCAGGCATGACCTCATGGACGCTCTGGACAGAATCTTGATATTCAATACGGAAAACAGCATGTGCACCTTCTTTGAATTTAAGGAAGGCATCGTCCAGATGGATGTCCAATCAGAGGAGAAGGGAGAAGCGAAGGAATTTCTTGATGTTATTTTTCAAGGGAATCTGAATAAAATTGCTTTTCCAACACGTGATCTGATTCAAATCCTCTCTCATTTTACAGCGGATACGTTGCATTTTCATTTTACAAGCTCTGACGGACCTTGTTTTATTGAAGATAAAGATGATACAGATTACAAAGTATTGATAATGCCGATGCATATATCAAATGATGTGATATATACGGAAACAGACATGTGA
- the gyrB gene encoding DNA topoisomerase (ATP-hydrolyzing) subunit B: protein MEHETKYTASNITVLEGLSAVRKRPSMYIGSTSSQGLHHLVYEVVDNSIDESMAGYCSKIKVQLHLDNSITVSDDGRGIPVDIHPKEKKPAVEVVMTVLHAGGKFDKDTYKVSGGLHGVGVSVVNALSSSLEVIIKRDGKRYFQRYERGIPVTPLKEIGTSQSTGTIIRFHPDEDIFETVEFNPNTLRKRFDELAYLNSKIEIEFIDDQNNEVHTFKHEGGIVSFVADLNANEQTIGQIISGTSEAGGVITEFALQYNTNYKENVHTFVNNICTHEGGSHLAGFKSALTRAINNYATSSEAAKKSKVKISGEDVREGLTVVISLKHPDPQFEGQTKTKLGNSEVAGIVSTSVYETLNRYLEENPKDAKAIIDKIVDTARAREAARKAKELVRKGPLANFSLPGKLADCQTKNPEESELFIVEGDSAGGSAKQGRNPKFQAILPLRGKILNVEKTRMDKILSNKEIQALITAMGVGTGDEDVDLTRLRYHKVIIMTDADVDGSHIRTLLLTFFFRKFRSLIDQGHVYIGQPPLFRIHKSNFEKYIHDADEMDRFLLEKTANQFVLQGEGDRRIENAKLLSLLKAVKRIKDAAAESRNLGLNPDLFFRLVTYRLRLDEDLRDINLAAFQEYMKLHGYFVDVTHETSEIETIAFMRFTHENGYYLKLKGEFFKSKGYVKSFEQISKIVEEHETLFFKVFKGEELVAEMDLFELYSFLLTETQKMFNIQRYKGLGEMNPEQLWSTTMNPEARTLLQVNVEDATEADQIFSRLMGDNVEQRRIFIEKNALFVDQLDI, encoded by the coding sequence ATGGAACATGAAACGAAATATACCGCCAGCAACATAACCGTACTTGAAGGTCTTTCTGCCGTGCGGAAACGTCCTTCAATGTACATTGGCAGTACAAGCTCGCAGGGTTTACATCACCTTGTCTATGAAGTCGTGGATAATAGTATCGACGAATCCATGGCCGGATATTGTTCCAAGATTAAGGTACAACTCCATCTGGACAACAGCATTACGGTCAGCGACGACGGACGTGGAATCCCCGTAGACATTCATCCCAAGGAGAAAAAACCGGCAGTGGAAGTGGTCATGACCGTACTTCATGCCGGAGGAAAATTTGACAAAGATACCTACAAGGTTTCCGGAGGGTTGCATGGTGTCGGCGTCTCTGTTGTCAATGCTTTGTCATCGTCGTTGGAAGTGATCATCAAACGTGATGGAAAAAGATACTTTCAGCGGTATGAGCGTGGAATTCCGGTGACCCCCTTAAAGGAAATCGGAACATCCCAGAGTACGGGAACCATCATTCGCTTTCATCCTGATGAAGATATTTTTGAAACCGTTGAGTTCAATCCGAATACATTGAGAAAGCGATTCGATGAACTGGCATATCTGAACAGCAAAATTGAAATCGAATTTATTGATGATCAGAACAATGAGGTTCATACCTTCAAACATGAAGGGGGCATTGTTTCCTTTGTCGCGGACCTCAACGCCAACGAACAAACCATCGGCCAGATCATTTCCGGAACCAGTGAAGCCGGCGGAGTGATTACCGAATTCGCTTTACAATATAATACCAATTACAAGGAAAACGTCCACACGTTCGTCAACAACATCTGTACCCATGAGGGCGGCTCGCATTTGGCAGGCTTCAAGTCCGCGCTGACCAGGGCAATCAACAACTATGCCACAAGTTCCGAAGCAGCCAAGAAAAGCAAGGTCAAGATTTCCGGTGAGGATGTTCGCGAGGGACTGACCGTCGTGATCAGTCTGAAGCATCCTGATCCCCAGTTCGAGGGCCAGACCAAAACCAAACTGGGCAACAGCGAGGTGGCCGGCATCGTTTCCACTTCTGTCTATGAGACGTTGAACCGGTATCTGGAGGAGAATCCCAAAGATGCCAAGGCGATCATCGACAAGATCGTGGACACGGCTCGGGCCCGGGAAGCCGCGCGCAAGGCCAAGGAACTGGTGCGCAAGGGACCGCTGGCCAATTTTTCCTTGCCCGGCAAGCTCGCGGATTGTCAGACCAAGAACCCCGAAGAAAGCGAATTGTTCATTGTTGAGGGCGATAGTGCCGGCGGTTCAGCAAAACAGGGTCGTAATCCCAAGTTTCAGGCCATACTGCCGTTGCGCGGCAAAATCCTGAATGTGGAAAAGACGCGAATGGACAAGATCCTTTCCAACAAGGAAATCCAGGCGCTGATAACGGCCATGGGCGTGGGAACCGGGGACGAGGATGTGGACTTGACCCGCCTGCGATACCATAAAGTGATCATCATGACTGACGCGGACGTGGACGGTTCCCATATCCGCACCCTGTTGCTCACCTTTTTCTTCCGCAAGTTTCGTTCCCTGATTGACCAGGGCCATGTGTACATCGGCCAGCCGCCACTCTTTCGCATCCATAAGTCCAATTTTGAGAAGTACATCCATGATGCGGATGAAATGGACAGGTTTCTTCTGGAAAAAACCGCAAATCAATTTGTCTTGCAGGGTGAGGGAGATAGACGCATCGAGAATGCCAAGCTTTTATCCCTGCTTAAGGCCGTCAAACGGATCAAGGATGCTGCCGCCGAGTCTCGGAACTTGGGGCTGAATCCGGATCTTTTTTTCCGTCTGGTTACTTATCGGTTGCGTCTGGATGAAGATCTGCGGGACATTAATTTGGCAGCCTTTCAGGAGTACATGAAGCTGCATGGATATTTCGTGGATGTAACTCACGAAACCTCGGAGATCGAAACCATCGCCTTTATGCGCTTCACCCATGAAAATGGCTACTATCTCAAGCTCAAGGGCGAATTCTTCAAATCCAAGGGGTATGTAAAATCCTTTGAACAGATCAGCAAAATCGTCGAAGAACATGAAACGTTGTTTTTCAAGGTTTTTAAAGGCGAAGAGTTGGTCGCGGAAATGGATCTCTTTGAGCTGTACTCCTTCTTGCTGACGGAAACGCAAAAGATGTTCAACATTCAACGTTATAAAGGCCTGGGAGAAATGAATCCCGAGCAACTCTGGTCCACGACAATGAATCCTGAAGCCCGCACCCTGCTTCAGGTCAACGTGGAGGACGCCACCGAGGCGGACCAGATTTTCTCCAGACTGATGGGCGACAACGTGGAGCAGCGGCGAATTTTCATTGAAAAGAATGCGCTGTTCGTGGACCAACTGGATATCTAA